The Chryseobacterium sp. G0186 genome includes the window AGCAGATTTATTAGATTATTGAGAAAAAAACATGCACATACACACAAAATGAAAAAATAAAAATTATGAATTGCCTGGAATGTGGCGAAAAAATTATCGGGAGGGCTGATAAAAAATTCTGCAATGATGCCTGCCGAAATGCCTACAACAATAAGCAGAATAAGGATTCTACGAACCTCATGCGAAACATTAACAATAAGCTTCGCAAAAACTACCGTATCCTTAGAGAAACAAATATCGATGGCAAAACAAAGGTTACAAAATCCAAATTGGACAGCTTAGGTTTTGACTTTGATTACTTCACCAATCTAAAGGTTTATAAAAATGGATCAGAATATAAGTTTATCTATGATTATGGCTATAAACTTCTGGAGGAAGACTTTGTGTTGATCGTAAAAAATCAGGGATAATTTCCCTACCCATTCAAATATATCAGTATGAAAGAAATTGTGTTGATTACAGGCGCCAGTGGTTTGATTGCCAAGGAACTGGCTAAAAAGATAGGAAATGACTACCATTTAAGGTTTCTCACCCGAAAAAAGAAGCAGGACAATGAGTATGAATGGGATTTAGAAAAAAAGACTATTGATGAATCTGCACTGGAGAATGTTTCTCATATCATTCACCTTGCAGGCGCCAATATCTCGGAAAAACGTTGGACAGAGGAAAGAAAAAAGGAACTTATTGCCAGTAGAATAGATTCAGCAGGGTTACTTTTAAATACCTTGAAGAAAAAAAACATTACGCTTAAGTCTTTTATTTCTGCTTCAGGGATTAATTATTATGGTACGGAAACCACAGAAAAAATTTATACAGAAAATGATCCTGCCGGCAGTGATTTTTTAAGTGAAGTAGTTGTTCTTTGGGAAAAAGCAGCGGATGACTTTATGGAACAACATATGGCTGAAAGAGTTGTCAAGATACGAACAGCAGTAGTCCTGTCTGAAAAAGATGGTGCCTTAAAGAAAATGCTACCCCCTATTAAGTATTATATTGGATCTCCTCTTGGAAATGGAAAACAATATATGCCATGGATTCATATTGAAGATATTTGTTCAATTTATGAATTGGCTTTAAAGAATTCTGATATGAATGGTGCTTATAATGCCGTTTCTCCGCAGCATACCACGAATGCCGATTTAACGAAAAAAATTGCGGAGGTCTTGAAAAAACCTCTATTCTTACCTAATGTGCCGGGGTTTGTGCTAAGACTCATGTTTGGTGAACTGGCAACGGCTATTCTTGAGGGCTCAAGGGCTTCTTCACAGAAAATTCAGGATGCAGGTTTTCAATTTAGATTTCCAGATCTGAAAGAGGCTTTAAAAGATTTATTAAAGACTCAATAATTATTAAAACAAGATAAAAATATACACCGCTATATATGCAAAATCCTACTATTAATATTCTAAAAACAGATATTTTATCAGACAATTGGTACATCTTGAACAAAGTGACTTTCACCGTTCTAAAAAAGGATGGAACCACCGAAACCCAAAGCAGAGAGGCCTATGACCGCGGAAATGGAGCGGTTATCTTACTTTACAATACAAAATCCAATACCGTTATCCTTACCAGACAATTCCGGTTACCCACCTACATCAATGGAAATACGACAGGAATGCTTATTGAGGCCTGTGCCGGACTTTTAGATAATGACAACCCTGAAGACTGCATCAAGCGGGAAACGGAAGAGGAAACCGGGTATAAGATTTCCAAGGTTGAAAAAATTTTTGAGGCTTATATGTCTCCCGGCTCGGTCACAGAAATTCTTTATTTCTTCATCGCCGAGTATTCCAATGATATGAAAATCACCAATGGTGGTGGCCTTGAAGAGGAAGGAGAGAATATTGAAGTCTTGGAGATCGCTTTTGATGAAGCTATTTCAATGATTGATACCGGGGAGATCAGGGATGCAAAAACGATAATGCTTTTACAGCATTTAAGGATTAAGGGAATTTTATAAGTATTTGTACAATGTAGGTTGTAAGATGTACAATGTAAAAAGTATAATGTATTTTTAATGACATTATAGTTTGTAGAGGAATAAGGGCTTGATAAACATGATAAAATCGTTCGGAATAAAGATTATGAAAATAATGGCTGTATTTTCAGTCATTATTTTTAGTATTCTGATGCTGAAAACAATTTCCCA containing:
- a CDS encoding TIGR01777 family oxidoreductase, with product MKEIVLITGASGLIAKELAKKIGNDYHLRFLTRKKKQDNEYEWDLEKKTIDESALENVSHIIHLAGANISEKRWTEERKKELIASRIDSAGLLLNTLKKKNITLKSFISASGINYYGTETTEKIYTENDPAGSDFLSEVVVLWEKAADDFMEQHMAERVVKIRTAVVLSEKDGALKKMLPPIKYYIGSPLGNGKQYMPWIHIEDICSIYELALKNSDMNGAYNAVSPQHTTNADLTKKIAEVLKKPLFLPNVPGFVLRLMFGELATAILEGSRASSQKIQDAGFQFRFPDLKEALKDLLKTQ
- the nudK gene encoding GDP-mannose pyrophosphatase NudK, translating into MQNPTINILKTDILSDNWYILNKVTFTVLKKDGTTETQSREAYDRGNGAVILLYNTKSNTVILTRQFRLPTYINGNTTGMLIEACAGLLDNDNPEDCIKRETEEETGYKISKVEKIFEAYMSPGSVTEILYFFIAEYSNDMKITNGGGLEEEGENIEVLEIAFDEAISMIDTGEIRDAKTIMLLQHLRIKGIL